DNA from Pseudomonas mendocina:
TTGGGGCGCGCTGCACGTGGCGGTCAACAGCGCCGCGATGACCCGCAGCACGCCGGTCATGCAGATCAGCCCGGAAGAGTTCGACCAGGTCATGAGCCTCAACACCCGCAGCATCTTCCTCGGCTGCCAGGTGTTCGGCGGGCACATGGCCGGCGCCGGCTACGGGCGGATCGTCAACATGGCCTCGCTAGCCGGGCAGAACGGCGGCACCGCCACGGGCGCGCACTACGCCGCCTCCAAGGGCGCCATCGTCACCCTGACCAAGATCTTCGCCAAGGAGCTGGCGGCCGCCGGCGTGACGGTCAACGCCATCGCCCCCGGCCCCATCGAGTCGCCTGCCGTGCATGCGGCAGTGCCGCCAGAGCGCATGGCCGGGCTGCTGGCCAATATCCCGGTGAAGCGCCTCGGCGATGCCGATTTCCTCGGTGACCTGGTGGTGCAACTGGCGCGCCCGGAAGCCTACTTCACCACCGGGGCGACCTGGGACGTGAACGGCGGCCTGTTCATGCGCTGAACCCCGTCCGCTGCGGCCCAATGGCTGCAGCGGACAAAAGAAAGAATGCCGCGCGTGCGAGCTGCGGACTGTAACGAACGAGAACAATCAGCACCCCGAAGGGTGCGGGAAGGTCGGTATGACTGAGCAAGTGTTGAACCTGGTGGTACGCAAGCGGCAGGAGCAAGGCGAGGGCGTGGTGATCCTCGACCTCGCCGATCCGACGGGCAGCAATCTGCCGACCTTCGAGGCCGGTGCCCATGTCGATATCCACCTCAAACCCGGCCTGGTGCGCCAATATTCGCTGTGCGGTGACCCGGCCAACGCCAGCGTCTACCGCCTAGGGGTGCTGCGTGATCCGGCTTCGCGCGGTGGCTCGGTGGCGGTTCACGAGCTGCTCACCGAGGGCGCCAGCGTCAGCGTCGGCACGCCGCGCAACCTGTTTCCCCTGGCTGCGGGCGCCAGCCGTTCGATCCTTATCGGTGGCGGCATCGGCATCACCCCGATGATCGCCATGGCGCATCAGCTGACCGCCCAGGACAGCCCGTTCGAGCTGCACTACTGCGGGCGTTCGCGCAACCGCACGGCCTTCCTCGATGAACTGGCGGGCGCCGATTTCGCTGCCTGCGTACGCACTCACTTCGATGATGAAGGCGATGCGCAGAAGCTCGACCTGCCGGCCGTGCTCGGCCAGCCGGGCGCCGGTGTGCACGTCTACGTGTGCGGCCCGTCCGGCTTCATGGACTGGGTCATCGACGGTGCACGCAAGGCCGGTTACACCGAGGATCACATCCACCGCGAGTACTTCCAGGTGGAAGTCGACGCCAGCGGCGACAGCTTCGAGGTGGTGGCCCAGCGCAGCGGCAAGAGCGTTCAGGTTGCCGAAGGCCAGACCATCATCGATGCCCTCGCCACCGTCGGCATCAAGGTGGAAATCTCCTGCGAGCAGGGCGTCTGTGGCACCTGTCTGTGCGACGTGCTGGAAGGCGAACCGGATCACCGCGACGTCTACCTGACCGATGACGAGAAGGCCGCCAACGACCAGATCCTGGTCTGCTGTTCGCGCGCCAAGTCGAAAAAACTGGTGCTGGATATCTAGCGCAGGCCGCTAATAGATGAGGGCAAGATCATGGTCGATACCACAGGTTTCCGTAATGCCATGGCGCTGCTAGGCGGCGCCGTATCAGTGATCACCACCGACGGTGCAGCCGGGCGCTGGGGCTTCACCGCCTCGGCCGTATGCAGCGTCACCGACCAGCCGCCGACGCTGCTGGTATGCATGAACCGCGCGTCGTTTTCCAACGGCCACTTCAAGCAGAACGGCGTGCTCAGCGTGAACGTGCTGAGCGCCGAGCTGAAGGACATCTCCGGCGTGTTCGCCAACCGCGAACTGGACTCCGACCAGCGTTTCGCTCAGGCCAGCTGGAGCACCCTGGAAAGTGGCGCGCCGCTGCTGGACGACGCCCTGGTCAATTTCGATTGCCGCATCGCCCAGGCGCATGAGGTGGGTTCGCACACCATCTTCTATTGCGAGGTGCTGGGTATTCGTAACGGCAAGAACCAGGACGGCCTGGTGTATTTCAACCGTGCCTATCACCGCTTGGGCGAGCAGTCACGTTCGGCCTGCTGAGACGCCGTGGGTGGGCAGTGGCCCACCCGCCGTTTTGCCAGTGCCACAGGATTTTCCGAAGTAACTTCGGAAATGCCGGATGAAGTGCCATTTCATCCTGAAACATGCAGTACCCGTTAATAAGAAATAACTGCCCGATAGTTATGGGTAGCGCCTTGCTACGACCTTTTTTGCAGTAAGTGGTTATAAAAACAACACTGCGGATTAACTGCCTAGTTTGAGTTACCTGCTAATTAATCTGCTTCCACTCATTGTGCCTTGCACAAGTAACAAAGGATCAAAACAATGTTCCAGAACAACTGGCTGGCCAGCAGCATGGGTGCTGTCGGCCTGATGGGCATGTTCGCATCGATTTCCGCCCAAGCGGACTTTATCGATGATCGACAAGTCAGTCTTGGTTTGCGCAACTTCTATATCGACCGTGACTTCAAACAGCACGATGCACCCAAGTCGCGTGTTGGCAGTTGGACTCAAGGTTTCGACTTTCGCGCCATTTCAGGATATACCGAAGGCACTGTGCAATTCGGTCTCGATGTATCTGCGCAATATGCCTATCGCCTCGATGGCGGTGGTGGCCGCGGCCCGGACACCATCATTCCCTACGATGACAGCAAGGGCGAGCAGGTTCGCGACTACGGCCGCGCCGCGCTGACCGCCAAGATGCGCTACTCCAAGACCGAGTTGAAGATCGGCGAACATCGCCCGACGTTGCCGGTGGCCTTCTACGACGACTCGCGGCAACTGATCACCACCTACCACGGCTTCATGCTGGAGTCGCGCGAGGTGGACAAGCTGACCCTCACCGCCGGCCGCTTCACCGAGATCAGCAGCCGTGAATCGTCCAACCGCGAGAAGATGTACCTGTTCAATGGGCCGGACATCCAACGCCGCAGCGATGGTCTGAATTTCGCTGGGGCCACCTATGCCTTCACCCCGGCCCTGTCGGCTACCTACTTCTACGGTCAGCTGGAAGACATCTATCAGCAGCAGTACCTCGGCGCCACCCACAACGCCGACCTGGGTAATGGCTTCGGGCTGAAGACCGACCTGCGCTACTTCGACAACCGTGAAGACGGCAAGGCGCTCTACGGCGACATCGACAACCGCTCCTACGGCGCCATGACCACCCTGCGCAAGGGCGCTCACGCCATCGGTGTCGGCTACCAACGCATGCTCGGCGACAGTACCTTCCCCACCCTCAACGGCTATGCGCCGCAGCCGTACCTGGTGAACTGGTCCACCGTGGCCTTCGTCAAGCCCAACGAGAGTTCCTGGCAACTGCGCTATGACCTGGACTTCGCCAGCTATGGCGTGCCCGGCTTGAAGCTGATGACCCGCTACATGCGCGGCACCGGTATCGACCGTGGCAACAACGATCTGGATCAGAACGTCGAGAGCGAACGCAACATCTTCCTCAGCTACGTGGTGCAGAGTGGCCCGCTCAAGGGCGTGGGCTTCGAGTGGCGCAACATCGACGTGAAGACCCGCTACGGCAACGGCGCGGCTTCGGGTGCTGACTACAAGGAGAACCGCCTGATTACCTCCTACACCTTCAAGTTCTGACCGGCGGCGGGGCCGGGACAGATCCGGCTCC
Protein-coding regions in this window:
- a CDS encoding flavin reductase, translated to MVDTTGFRNAMALLGGAVSVITTDGAAGRWGFTASAVCSVTDQPPTLLVCMNRASFSNGHFKQNGVLSVNVLSAELKDISGVFANRELDSDQRFAQASWSTLESGAPLLDDALVNFDCRIAQAHEVGSHTIFYCEVLGIRNGKNQDGLVYFNRAYHRLGEQSRSAC
- a CDS encoding PDR/VanB family oxidoreductase; this encodes MTEQVLNLVVRKRQEQGEGVVILDLADPTGSNLPTFEAGAHVDIHLKPGLVRQYSLCGDPANASVYRLGVLRDPASRGGSVAVHELLTEGASVSVGTPRNLFPLAAGASRSILIGGGIGITPMIAMAHQLTAQDSPFELHYCGRSRNRTAFLDELAGADFAACVRTHFDDEGDAQKLDLPAVLGQPGAGVHVYVCGPSGFMDWVIDGARKAGYTEDHIHREYFQVEVDASGDSFEVVAQRSGKSVQVAEGQTIIDALATVGIKVEISCEQGVCGTCLCDVLEGEPDHRDVYLTDDEKAANDQILVCCSRAKSKKLVLDI
- a CDS encoding OprD family porin, which encodes MFQNNWLASSMGAVGLMGMFASISAQADFIDDRQVSLGLRNFYIDRDFKQHDAPKSRVGSWTQGFDFRAISGYTEGTVQFGLDVSAQYAYRLDGGGGRGPDTIIPYDDSKGEQVRDYGRAALTAKMRYSKTELKIGEHRPTLPVAFYDDSRQLITTYHGFMLESREVDKLTLTAGRFTEISSRESSNREKMYLFNGPDIQRRSDGLNFAGATYAFTPALSATYFYGQLEDIYQQQYLGATHNADLGNGFGLKTDLRYFDNREDGKALYGDIDNRSYGAMTTLRKGAHAIGVGYQRMLGDSTFPTLNGYAPQPYLVNWSTVAFVKPNESSWQLRYDLDFASYGVPGLKLMTRYMRGTGIDRGNNDLDQNVESERNIFLSYVVQSGPLKGVGFEWRNIDVKTRYGNGAASGADYKENRLITSYTFKF
- a CDS encoding SDR family NAD(P)-dependent oxidoreductase, whose protein sequence is MSQVALVTGAAQGLGLSIASRLFAAGYAVVITDLSLERAQAAADRLDPSGQRSLALQLDVASKADFEAALAAVLARWGALHVAVNSAAMTRSTPVMQISPEEFDQVMSLNTRSIFLGCQVFGGHMAGAGYGRIVNMASLAGQNGGTATGAHYAASKGAIVTLTKIFAKELAAAGVTVNAIAPGPIESPAVHAAVPPERMAGLLANIPVKRLGDADFLGDLVVQLARPEAYFTTGATWDVNGGLFMR